One genomic window of Sulfurovum lithotrophicum includes the following:
- a CDS encoding glutathionylspermidine synthase family protein encodes MITLQKTTPLTTEYLESLGFVWHTDSDESAYISDELVVISEEEAKAYYEAANTLYDMYVEAGEYVVENNLFHEIGIPFNLIEAIKESWENDVHWHLYGRFDLAGGIDGKPIKLLEFNADTPTALFETAVVQWAILKQNGLEEAAQFNALYEALIDNFKRLVTLDEDVSGFEERYEGWKFLFTSIRGNAEEENTVRLLQHIATEAGYTTRFAYIDEIEFSAEEGIFYNDENYELWFKLIPWEDIALEESDLAMLLTNIIKNQKAIIFNPAYTLMFQSKGMLKILWDLYPGHPLLLETSFEPLHGKKQVEKPLFGREGGNVSILDVNAQPIESVEGDYGNHKMVYQAYTELSTDSQGSSYQAGVFYAYEACGLGFRKGGKILGNMSKFVGHIVT; translated from the coding sequence GTGATCACTTTACAGAAAACCACACCCCTGACAACAGAGTATCTTGAATCTCTCGGGTTTGTCTGGCATACGGACAGCGATGAGAGTGCCTATATCTCTGATGAACTCGTTGTCATTTCGGAAGAAGAGGCGAAGGCGTATTATGAGGCTGCCAATACCCTTTACGACATGTATGTTGAAGCCGGCGAATATGTAGTGGAGAACAACCTCTTTCATGAGATAGGCATCCCATTTAATCTTATAGAAGCCATCAAAGAATCCTGGGAGAATGATGTACACTGGCACCTCTATGGACGCTTCGATCTTGCCGGAGGTATCGACGGCAAGCCTATCAAGCTGCTCGAGTTCAATGCTGACACACCTACCGCTCTTTTTGAGACTGCTGTTGTACAGTGGGCAATCCTGAAACAGAACGGATTGGAAGAGGCAGCACAGTTCAATGCTCTCTATGAAGCACTGATTGACAACTTTAAACGTCTTGTCACTCTCGATGAGGATGTCTCCGGTTTTGAAGAACGCTATGAAGGGTGGAAGTTTCTCTTCACTTCTATCAGGGGCAATGCCGAAGAAGAAAATACCGTCAGACTCCTGCAGCACATCGCAACGGAAGCGGGCTACACAACCCGGTTCGCCTATATAGACGAGATAGAGTTCTCTGCGGAAGAAGGGATCTTCTACAACGATGAGAACTACGAGCTCTGGTTCAAACTCATCCCATGGGAGGACATAGCACTGGAAGAGTCAGACCTTGCCATGCTGTTGACCAATATCATCAAGAACCAAAAAGCCATCATCTTCAACCCGGCCTATACACTGATGTTCCAGAGTAAAGGCATGCTCAAGATACTCTGGGATCTTTACCCTGGCCACCCTCTCCTGCTTGAAACCTCGTTTGAGCCTCTACATGGAAAAAAACAGGTAGAGAAACCTCTCTTTGGAAGAGAAGGCGGCAATGTCAGCATACTCGACGTCAATGCACAGCCTATCGAATCGGTAGAGGGTGACTACGGGAACCATAAAATGGTCTATCAGGCCTATACCGAACTGTCTACGGATTCTCAGGGATCATCATACCAGGCAGGAGTTTTCTATGCCTATGAAGCTTGTGGGCTTGGGTTCAGAAAAGGCGGGAAAATACTGGGCAATATGTCCAAATTTGTGGGGCACATCGTAACATAA
- a CDS encoding adenosylmethionine--8-amino-7-oxononanoate transaminase, translating to MINNNTMMQRDLEVIWHPCTQMKDHETLPLIPIKSGKGIYLYDFEGNSYIDAVSSWWVNLFGHANAFINERVKKQIDTLEHVLLAGFTHEPAVELAHRLVNITPEGLKKVFYVDNGSSAVEAALKMSYHYHRNRGKKKSLFLSLTNSYHGETLGALSVGDVSLYKETYEPLLIANRQVPVPKDQSVEAAREALDVLREVLEAKADETAALILEPLIQGAGGMHMYHPEYLVGARALTAAYDVHLIADEIMTGFGRTGRMFACDHAGISPDFMTLSKGLTGGYLPLSVVMTSNEVYSAFYCDYNEYKAFLHSHSYTGNPLACSAALATLELFEQNDVLAENEKKSQYIKEKLERFLALENVKEVRQQGMVAAVELQGYDVKERIGLKIYTHGLNEGVLLRPLGQVIYFMPPYIITYEEIDRMMDVAYEGIKRLKL from the coding sequence ATGATCAACAACAATACAATGATGCAGCGTGACCTAGAAGTGATATGGCACCCCTGTACACAGATGAAAGATCATGAAACACTGCCATTGATCCCGATAAAATCAGGCAAAGGGATCTATCTGTACGACTTTGAAGGCAACAGTTACATTGACGCAGTGAGTTCATGGTGGGTAAATCTCTTCGGACATGCCAATGCTTTTATCAATGAAAGAGTGAAAAAACAGATTGACACACTTGAACATGTACTGTTGGCAGGATTTACCCATGAACCGGCTGTGGAGCTGGCACACAGGCTTGTAAACATCACGCCTGAGGGGTTGAAAAAAGTCTTTTATGTCGACAACGGTTCCAGCGCGGTCGAAGCAGCACTGAAAATGAGCTACCACTATCACAGGAACAGAGGCAAAAAGAAGTCACTTTTTCTCTCCCTGACGAACTCCTATCATGGAGAGACGCTGGGTGCACTCTCGGTAGGAGATGTGTCGCTTTACAAAGAGACCTACGAGCCGCTGCTTATTGCCAACAGGCAGGTCCCCGTCCCCAAAGACCAGAGTGTGGAGGCAGCCAGAGAAGCCCTTGATGTACTCAGAGAGGTGCTTGAAGCCAAAGCAGATGAAACCGCTGCACTGATCCTTGAACCGCTGATACAGGGAGCAGGAGGAATGCACATGTATCACCCCGAATACCTTGTGGGTGCAAGAGCATTGACAGCAGCGTACGATGTGCATCTCATCGCGGATGAGATCATGACCGGATTTGGACGTACGGGCAGGATGTTCGCCTGTGACCATGCCGGCATTTCTCCAGATTTCATGACACTCTCTAAGGGCTTGACCGGAGGGTATCTGCCTCTTTCCGTGGTGATGACAAGCAACGAGGTCTACAGCGCTTTCTATTGTGACTATAATGAGTACAAGGCATTCCTGCATTCCCACAGCTATACAGGCAATCCGCTAGCCTGTTCGGCTGCTTTGGCGACGCTGGAACTTTTTGAACAGAACGATGTTTTGGCTGAGAATGAGAAGAAGTCACAATACATTAAAGAGAAACTGGAACGTTTTCTTGCTCTGGAAAATGTCAAAGAGGTCAGACAGCAGGGTATGGTAGCCGCAGTTGAACTTCAAGGGTATGATGTCAAAGAGCGTATCGGGTTGAAGATATATACACATGGTTTGAATGAGGGAGTGCTTTTAAGGCCACTGGGACAGGTGATCTACTTTATGCCTCCCTATATCATCACGTATGAAGAGATAGACAGGATGATGGATGTGGCATATGAGGGGATCAAAAGATTAAAATTGTAG
- a CDS encoding tetratricopeptide repeat protein, whose amino-acid sequence MNQTKKRLQIINIAISLTDIETIQLQILKLSALRSDPKLQEIISGLQAQNYAQTQALITTYIETPMEEIVQRTPQNDEEIIDKFDLFVTTPEEPKKEETELFDFDTLVKEPNNNSTKESTEEAFWEAPESVQTQQDDTFDDLLNLTADDVMPGNIELDISHTPHDDFFDTPDEDSPMTKESHIDTNFIPKDDFFDTVDGLDTATSLDTEKNGGFANLSETDREEIHEETGIVKEETLFETVGKETRCAVPEAAPVPLDKSKAESMVNEHETLTGAVYKPIPYIDQKLKNMLTQYPSLHESSERYVSVDNWLLKISNRGYTEKEIEEIISHILKLKESNGIAEAAQLLLISAATESKFAQFMLARELFKGELLEKNLPEAFTLINRLALDDYPEAICDLAQFYENGIGIGKDRKKAEELYREAMEQGVKRAALHYERVQKANRGLLGKFFGKK is encoded by the coding sequence ATGAATCAAACCAAAAAGCGTCTTCAGATCATCAATATTGCTATTTCCCTTACCGATATCGAAACCATACAGCTGCAGATACTCAAACTCTCTGCACTCAGGTCAGACCCTAAACTCCAGGAGATCATCTCCGGCCTTCAGGCACAAAACTATGCCCAGACACAGGCGCTCATTACCACATATATCGAAACTCCGATGGAAGAGATCGTCCAGAGAACACCCCAGAATGATGAGGAAATCATAGATAAGTTTGATCTTTTCGTCACAACCCCTGAAGAGCCAAAAAAAGAGGAGACAGAACTCTTCGATTTCGATACACTGGTTAAAGAACCCAATAATAACAGTACAAAAGAAAGTACTGAAGAAGCGTTTTGGGAAGCACCAGAATCGGTACAGACACAGCAAGACGATACTTTCGATGATCTGCTGAATCTGACAGCGGATGATGTCATGCCCGGCAACATTGAACTCGATATCAGTCATACACCCCATGATGACTTCTTCGATACACCTGATGAAGATTCCCCTATGACCAAAGAGAGTCACATAGACACCAACTTCATCCCCAAAGATGATTTTTTCGATACCGTTGACGGACTTGACACAGCTACTTCCCTTGACACTGAAAAGAACGGAGGCTTTGCAAACCTTTCCGAAACAGATAGAGAAGAGATACATGAAGAAACAGGTATAGTGAAAGAGGAGACACTATTTGAAACTGTAGGCAAAGAAACACGCTGCGCGGTACCTGAAGCAGCCCCCGTACCACTAGACAAAAGTAAAGCAGAAAGCATGGTGAACGAACATGAAACCCTTACCGGGGCAGTATACAAACCCATCCCCTATATTGACCAGAAACTCAAGAACATGTTGACACAATACCCTTCATTGCATGAGAGCAGCGAGCGTTATGTATCAGTTGACAACTGGCTGCTGAAGATCAGCAACAGGGGATACACAGAGAAGGAGATAGAAGAGATCATTTCACATATCCTGAAGCTCAAAGAGAGCAACGGTATTGCCGAAGCGGCACAGCTTCTGCTTATCAGTGCTGCAACAGAATCGAAATTCGCCCAATTCATGCTGGCTAGAGAACTTTTCAAAGGAGAACTGCTCGAAAAGAACCTGCCTGAAGCCTTTACTCTTATCAACCGTCTTGCCCTCGACGACTATCCCGAAGCGATCTGCGATCTTGCACAGTTCTACGAGAACGGGATAGGCATAGGAAAAGACAGAAAAAAAGCAGAGGAGCTCTACCGTGAAGCAATGGAACAGGGGGTTAAAAGAGCCGCTCTCCATTATGAAAGAGTACAAAAAGCCAACAGAGGACTTCTTGGAAAATTCTTTGGCAAAAAATAA
- a CDS encoding peptidylprolyl isomerase, with the protein MISWMQKHNKYLVWTIWVATIAFIGAGFVGWGTYSFGSKAGNVAKVGNIEIKQTQLNMAYSNLYNQYNEMMQGKLDEKKAKEMGLIQQAFSRIEVQAKLLNFAQEMGIVVSDKEVARTLAGIKGFQKDGVFNKDIYNAYLRSQRLKAKTFEATLKDEITIQKTLALLHTDALPLEEETVSAAMNIADKLMYKVLKSNDVNISIDDAKLKAFWETQKENFMTPRMYKLSIVWTATNGVDVTDEEIKAFYDENSFNYTDATGKQLLFDEAKEQASKDLKIKKSKKTAQKQYIAFKKGKLESTQSVTLPANDTTLSKALWDDILAKDSGDIVKPKVVGDRYATVKIEAVVEPKVKSFEEAREEVTEQYKLQARKETLMKLAETTLKTLNENNANVSEYVTLEKNDNLKTLNSEESLQFVQKLFTSLKEKGIISIADKVVVYKIMDQKFLTAEQNRTDFVKQTVNQMKSRTFEANLIKMLDAKYPTEVYMGGLKN; encoded by the coding sequence ATGATTAGCTGGATGCAAAAACACAATAAATATCTCGTATGGACCATATGGGTAGCGACCATCGCATTTATAGGTGCGGGTTTCGTAGGCTGGGGAACGTACAGTTTCGGTTCCAAAGCGGGCAATGTTGCCAAAGTAGGTAACATTGAGATCAAACAGACACAACTCAATATGGCTTACAGCAACCTCTACAATCAGTACAATGAGATGATGCAGGGTAAGCTCGATGAGAAAAAAGCCAAAGAGATGGGCCTGATTCAGCAGGCCTTCTCACGTATCGAGGTACAGGCCAAACTGCTTAACTTCGCACAGGAGATGGGGATCGTTGTTTCAGACAAAGAGGTGGCCAGGACACTTGCCGGCATCAAAGGTTTCCAGAAAGACGGTGTATTCAATAAAGATATCTACAATGCCTACCTCAGAAGCCAGAGACTCAAAGCCAAGACCTTCGAAGCAACGCTCAAAGATGAGATCACCATCCAAAAGACCCTTGCACTTCTGCATACCGATGCACTGCCTCTTGAGGAAGAGACCGTATCGGCGGCAATGAATATCGCAGACAAGCTGATGTACAAAGTGCTTAAAAGCAACGATGTCAATATCAGTATAGATGATGCCAAACTCAAAGCATTCTGGGAGACACAGAAAGAGAATTTCATGACCCCGCGAATGTACAAACTTTCTATTGTCTGGACAGCAACCAATGGTGTTGACGTGACCGACGAAGAGATCAAAGCATTCTATGATGAGAACTCTTTTAACTATACCGATGCTACAGGCAAGCAGCTTCTTTTCGATGAAGCCAAGGAGCAGGCGAGTAAAGACCTGAAGATTAAAAAGAGTAAAAAAACAGCACAGAAACAGTATATCGCATTTAAAAAAGGTAAATTGGAAAGTACCCAAAGTGTGACACTCCCCGCTAATGACACAACACTCTCCAAAGCACTCTGGGACGACATCCTTGCCAAAGACAGCGGCGATATCGTTAAGCCAAAAGTTGTCGGAGACAGATATGCCACTGTCAAGATAGAAGCAGTCGTCGAACCCAAAGTAAAAAGTTTCGAAGAGGCACGAGAAGAGGTCACAGAACAATACAAACTCCAGGCCAGGAAAGAGACCCTGATGAAACTGGCCGAGACAACACTCAAAACACTGAACGAAAACAATGCAAATGTGTCCGAATATGTTACTTTAGAGAAAAATGACAACCTGAAAACATTAAATTCAGAAGAAAGTTTACAATTTGTACAAAAACTCTTTACATCTTTAAAAGAAAAGGGTATTATAAGCATAGCGGATAAAGTAGTAGTTTACAAAATTATGGACCAGAAATTCCTAACAGCTGAACAAAACAGAACAGATTTTGTAAAACAGACTGTCAATCAAATGAAAAGCAGAACATTTGAAGCCAACCTCATCAAGATGTTGGATGCAAAATATCCTACGGAAGTTTACATGGGAGGACTTAAAAATTGA
- the ftsA gene encoding cell division protein FtsA encodes MSNTILAIDIGSTKVCAIIAEIDDEGKLQVQGHGIAKSQGIKKGAITNIELSSRAIKKAINDAKRIAGSNITSATVSISNAYAKSLNSTGIVNIPHKDISIKEINRVMQTALYNANVPNEYEVVHVLPYNFRVDDQDFIEDPFGMNASRMEVDVNIIMTQKSNLSNLKKAVRSAGVEIDGIVLSGYASAIATMDEDEKELGVAVIDLGGQTSNLVIHVGNSIRYNDFLGVGSNHITNDLSMALHTPLQIAENVKIRHGNLVETSNEVIELPIIGDEENRNGVSLEIVHSVIFARVEEALMILAKSLDKSALKEQIGAGIILTGGMTKLKGIRELAQSIFPALPVRIGKPREIDGLFDELKDPAYATVIGLLLYKAGEHTQYEINFQQDLLHSKEMHTDDLGDIRIDKTVKETEEQREVKKPKEKDESSDNIIFDDLPDIGADKQNPIKKLTNWAKQLF; translated from the coding sequence TTGAGTAATACAATTTTAGCTATAGACATTGGTTCGACTAAAGTATGTGCAATCATAGCTGAAATTGACGATGAGGGTAAACTTCAGGTACAGGGCCACGGGATCGCTAAATCCCAGGGGATCAAAAAAGGTGCCATTACCAACATCGAACTCTCTTCCCGTGCTATCAAAAAAGCCATTAATGATGCCAAGCGCATCGCCGGAAGCAATATCACTTCAGCAACAGTCTCCATTTCCAATGCATATGCAAAGAGCCTGAACTCCACAGGTATCGTCAACATTCCGCACAAAGACATCTCCATCAAAGAGATCAACCGTGTCATGCAGACTGCACTCTACAATGCCAATGTCCCCAACGAGTACGAAGTGGTCCATGTACTCCCCTACAACTTCAGAGTGGATGACCAGGATTTCATAGAAGATCCTTTCGGGATGAATGCCAGCCGCATGGAAGTCGATGTCAACATTATCATGACCCAGAAATCAAATCTTTCCAACCTTAAAAAAGCGGTACGTTCCGCCGGTGTAGAGATAGACGGTATCGTCCTGAGCGGTTACGCTTCCGCTATCGCAACGATGGATGAGGACGAGAAAGAACTGGGCGTCGCTGTCATAGATCTTGGCGGGCAGACAAGCAATCTTGTCATCCATGTAGGCAACTCCATCAGATACAACGACTTCCTCGGTGTAGGCTCGAACCATATTACAAACGACCTATCCATGGCACTGCACACACCACTGCAGATCGCGGAAAATGTAAAGATCCGCCATGGGAACCTTGTCGAGACAAGCAATGAAGTGATAGAGCTGCCTATTATAGGCGATGAGGAGAACCGTAACGGCGTCTCGCTCGAGATTGTCCATTCGGTCATCTTCGCACGTGTTGAAGAGGCATTGATGATCCTCGCAAAATCACTTGACAAATCCGCACTCAAAGAGCAGATCGGTGCGGGTATCATTCTAACAGGAGGGATGACCAAACTCAAAGGTATCAGAGAATTGGCACAGTCCATCTTCCCTGCACTTCCGGTACGTATCGGGAAGCCAAGGGAGATCGATGGACTTTTTGACGAACTGAAAGATCCTGCATATGCTACTGTGATCGGTCTGCTGCTTTACAAAGCGGGGGAACATACACAGTATGAAATCAACTTCCAGCAGGATCTTCTTCACTCCAAAGAGATGCATACAGACGATCTTGGTGATATCAGGATCGACAAGACCGTCAAGGAGACAGAAGAACAGCGTGAAGTGAAAAAACCCAAAGAGAAAGATGAAAGTTCTGACAATATCATTTTCGATGACTTGCCGGATATCGGGGCTGACAAGCAAAACCCAATCAAAAAGCTGACCAACTGGGCCAAACAGCTTTTTTAA
- a CDS encoding MipA/OmpV family protein — MKRISLLFLTVYSLFFTALHADPDVPGYRQPRWGVGAVWRHVNVPFNERFATHNGETTVSFIPTFYYNGEHLYFDGTELGYRADIADNLSLAAFTRLRLADFPENRQNEYQDDGYDPGVKLRYTFTRGQYADLELMTDMKGNAYGNFTYEHTFYWNDLDLMPYATASYKSSGFNMRYYGLERESLDSGIDLALGMDIWYHLYSNFYLYGKIQTKFLNSGATKSTYIGEDRQNEYWLGFAFRDDKDKPEQTQLQSKPYFRLAYGFATTANLGEILVGDTIPDKFNNTMSSLFYGYPLSDTFFNFPVSIYLTPGVVWHHTSEVQDTSEEFVLALKAYYTIPLPWRVRLGVATGISYVTNITYIENADMDPGIKSSKLLEHLGFSADISLEDIFGDTLDGLWLGYDIHHRSAVFKSASEYGNFKGGSNYNTVYLQYHF; from the coding sequence ATGAAACGAATCTCTTTACTATTTTTGACAGTGTACTCTCTCTTTTTTACTGCTCTGCATGCCGATCCTGATGTTCCCGGATACCGTCAGCCCAGATGGGGTGTCGGTGCGGTATGGCGCCATGTCAACGTTCCCTTCAATGAGCGTTTTGCCACCCACAACGGTGAGACTACCGTCAGTTTCATTCCCACCTTCTACTACAACGGTGAGCACCTCTATTTCGATGGTACCGAACTTGGCTATCGTGCCGATATCGCTGATAATCTCAGCCTTGCGGCATTTACCAGGCTCCGCTTGGCTGATTTTCCCGAAAATAGGCAGAATGAATACCAGGACGATGGCTACGATCCGGGGGTAAAACTGCGCTACACCTTTACCAGGGGCCAGTATGCAGACCTTGAGCTGATGACAGACATGAAAGGCAATGCTTACGGCAACTTCACTTATGAGCATACCTTCTACTGGAACGATCTTGACCTGATGCCCTATGCGACCGCCAGCTACAAGAGCAGTGGCTTCAATATGAGATACTACGGGCTGGAGAGGGAGTCTCTTGACTCAGGGATCGACCTTGCACTGGGAATGGATATCTGGTACCATCTCTACAGCAATTTCTACCTCTACGGGAAAATACAGACGAAATTCCTCAATAGCGGAGCGACAAAGAGTACCTATATCGGTGAGGACAGACAGAACGAGTACTGGCTTGGATTTGCTTTCAGGGATGACAAGGACAAGCCGGAGCAGACCCAGCTGCAGAGTAAACCATACTTCAGGCTCGCCTACGGTTTTGCTACCACGGCCAACCTGGGAGAGATATTGGTAGGTGATACGATCCCCGATAAGTTCAACAACACGATGAGCTCGCTCTTTTACGGATATCCGCTCTCAGATACTTTCTTTAACTTTCCTGTCTCCATCTACCTCACACCCGGAGTGGTCTGGCACCATACATCGGAGGTACAGGATACGAGCGAAGAGTTCGTCCTTGCTCTCAAGGCCTACTACACGATCCCGTTGCCGTGGCGTGTCCGCCTTGGTGTTGCAACAGGGATCTCGTATGTCACAAATATCACCTACATAGAGAATGCCGATATGGATCCGGGCATAAAATCGAGCAAACTGCTTGAACACCTGGGCTTCTCTGCAGATATCAGCCTGGAGGACATCTTCGGAGACACGCTCGATGGTCTCTGGCTCGGGTACGACATTCACCACCGCTCCGCAGTCTTCAAGTCCGCTTCGGAGTACGGGAACTTCAAAGGCGGTAGCAACTATAACACCGTCTATCTTCAGTACCACTTTTAG
- a CDS encoding UPF0323 family lipoprotein — protein sequence MKYINRLSTIVAATGLGALLTTGVTGCTSSNTQQETAQAKGAFVIIEETAPGKYKIKDEFPADETRIVLKELNGTERVLTKEEMDKLVKEEAAKIDNGTSTLTQKNPEVSEGMGLGSVLLSSIAGAMIGSWIGNKLFGNQNYQNNRKAGYKSPSTYQRSQKSFSKSKKSTTKRSGFFGNKKSSTRSGGFFGG from the coding sequence ATGAAATATATCAACAGACTTTCAACCATAGTTGCCGCAACCGGTCTTGGTGCACTGCTCACTACAGGCGTGACCGGATGTACCAGCAGCAACACCCAGCAGGAAACAGCACAGGCTAAGGGCGCTTTTGTCATCATTGAGGAGACAGCCCCGGGCAAATACAAGATCAAAGATGAGTTCCCTGCCGATGAAACGCGCATTGTGCTCAAAGAACTCAACGGTACGGAGAGAGTACTCACCAAAGAGGAGATGGACAAACTTGTCAAAGAGGAAGCAGCCAAGATCGATAACGGTACTTCAACTTTAACACAAAAGAACCCGGAAGTCTCAGAGGGTATGGGACTGGGATCTGTCCTACTCTCCAGTATCGCCGGGGCAATGATCGGTTCATGGATCGGAAACAAACTTTTTGGAAACCAAAACTACCAGAACAACCGCAAAGCCGGATACAAATCTCCTTCCACCTACCAGAGAAGCCAGAAAAGCTTCAGTAAATCAAAAAAAAGTACCACTAAACGAAGCGGATTCTTCGGTAACAAAAAGAGTTCTACAAGAAGCGGTGGCTTCTTCGGAGGTTAG
- the ftsZ gene encoding cell division protein FtsZ, with the protein MEEFEINVVETKCQTNGAKIKAIGVGGGGGNMINHMIQEGINSIDLIVANTDAQALESSLAPYKMQLGMNATRGLGAGMVPDKGREAALESFEDIKSMLEGSDIVFISAGLGGGTGTGAAPIIAQAAKEVGALTVSIVTSPFKFEGRKRTKLAKEGLEELKRESDSIIVVPNEKLLSIVEKNLGIKESFRMVDDILAQAVGGISKVILSHGENDINLDFADVKTVMSHRGLALMGAGYSTGTNAAYDAAKAAIESPLLDNISIDGAMGVLVHFDIHPDYPIMEIGEAMNIVEESADEDASVIFGTTTNPNMEIDEVRITIVATGFEDKNAIPEPTSVKKPTQTTMLNNNDASSANPLHTFGGKRIVVGQDYTENEDILDVPTFLRKQMD; encoded by the coding sequence ATGGAAGAGTTCGAAATCAATGTCGTTGAGACAAAATGCCAGACAAACGGAGCAAAGATCAAAGCGATCGGTGTAGGTGGCGGCGGCGGCAACATGATCAACCACATGATACAGGAGGGGATCAACAGTATCGACCTTATTGTCGCCAATACAGATGCGCAGGCACTTGAAAGTTCGCTGGCACCCTATAAAATGCAATTGGGTATGAATGCTACCAGAGGTCTGGGTGCCGGTATGGTCCCGGACAAAGGAAGAGAGGCGGCACTTGAGAGTTTTGAAGATATCAAGAGCATGCTTGAAGGTTCCGATATTGTCTTTATCTCTGCAGGTCTTGGCGGCGGTACGGGTACCGGTGCGGCACCCATCATTGCACAGGCGGCAAAAGAGGTGGGCGCACTGACCGTTTCCATCGTGACAAGCCCGTTCAAGTTCGAAGGCAGAAAAAGAACGAAACTGGCGAAAGAGGGTCTCGAAGAGCTCAAAAGAGAGAGTGATTCCATCATTGTCGTACCGAACGAAAAACTGCTTTCCATTGTTGAAAAAAACCTCGGTATCAAAGAGAGCTTTAGAATGGTCGATGACATCCTTGCTCAGGCTGTCGGCGGTATTTCCAAAGTGATCCTCTCCCATGGAGAGAACGACATCAACCTTGACTTCGCCGATGTCAAAACGGTCATGTCACATAGAGGACTGGCACTCATGGGTGCAGGGTACAGCACAGGAACCAACGCAGCATACGATGCAGCAAAAGCGGCCATCGAGTCTCCGCTGCTTGACAATATCTCCATTGACGGTGCGATGGGTGTACTTGTACACTTCGACATCCACCCTGACTATCCTATCATGGAGATCGGTGAAGCAATGAACATCGTTGAAGAGAGTGCCGATGAAGATGCATCCGTCATCTTCGGTACAACGACCAATCCAAATATGGAGATTGACGAAGTACGCATTACGATCGTTGCAACCGGATTTGAAGACAAAAATGCTATCCCGGAACCGACATCTGTTAAGAAGCCGACACAGACAACCATGCTGAACAACAATGACGCAAGCTCGGCAAATCCACTCCATACTTTTGGAGGAAAAAGGATCGTTGTAGGACAGGATTATACAGAGAACGAAGATATTCTCGATGTTCCTACCTTTCTAAGAAAGCAGATGGATTAA
- a CDS encoding symmetrical bis(5'-nucleosyl)-tetraphosphatase: MAVWAIGDIQGCYSAFMKLLEEIDFDPKRDKLWLAGDLVNRGDASLETLEYIYSIKESVEVVLGNHDLTLIAAYYGIKKSNPTIDPILNSPRAKELIDWLRGQKFLHVDYKLGYCMAHAGISPEFDLGMAIRYANRIEEKLQNDESVAAWLKKMFKSGINRFNRDSSKIDIDRYIVSAFTRMRFCYKDHRLDFDQKGPPTEALKAKGLKPWFECENREEIDLKIIFGHWSTLGFYQDEHVLALDTGCLWGGKLTAVRIDLPELQIIQYDCEGCMKPGRD, translated from the coding sequence ATGGCAGTCTGGGCAATCGGAGATATTCAGGGATGCTACAGTGCATTTATGAAACTTCTTGAGGAGATCGATTTTGATCCAAAAAGAGACAAGCTATGGCTCGCCGGTGATCTGGTGAACCGGGGTGATGCTTCACTGGAAACGCTGGAGTATATCTACAGTATCAAAGAGAGTGTAGAAGTGGTGCTTGGCAATCATGATCTGACACTTATAGCAGCCTATTATGGTATTAAAAAATCCAATCCAACCATCGATCCCATTCTGAACTCTCCACGGGCAAAAGAACTGATAGACTGGCTGAGAGGGCAAAAATTTCTCCATGTGGATTATAAACTGGGATACTGTATGGCTCATGCCGGTATCTCCCCTGAGTTCGATCTTGGGATGGCGATACGTTATGCCAACAGAATAGAGGAGAAACTACAAAACGATGAAAGTGTTGCTGCCTGGCTGAAGAAGATGTTCAAAAGCGGTATCAACCGTTTCAACCGGGATTCGAGTAAGATCGACATCGACCGCTACATCGTCAGTGCCTTCACCCGTATGCGTTTCTGCTACAAAGACCACCGGCTTGATTTTGACCAGAAAGGCCCGCCGACAGAGGCATTGAAGGCAAAGGGATTGAAGCCATGGTTTGAGTGTGAGAACAGGGAAGAGATCGATCTGAAGATCATCTTCGGGCACTGGTCGACACTGGGTTTCTACCAGGATGAACATGTCCTGGCACTTGATACCGGCTGTTTGTGGGGTGGTAAACTCACCGCTGTACGCATCGATCTCCCAGAGCTGCAGATCATACAATATGACTGTGAGGGGTGTATGAAGCCGGGCAGGGACTAA